A genome region from Magnolia sinica isolate HGM2019 chromosome 8, MsV1, whole genome shotgun sequence includes the following:
- the LOC131254176 gene encoding uncharacterized protein LOC131254176, which produces MALSAVFSSLKEGKFTFSTEKNPSKTLAELIARAQKYTNAEEFSNAHKNVQVAEPNGKGKRLRNEETQLFSKGLDDRASRDHHLNRKPEGKFRSYTSLNTSTEQILFDIKEHKLLNWPVYMRADPDHRDKRKYCHYHRDHSHNTTDCVDLKDEIKTLIRKGHLRRYTKEERVAWKEERGREREQPNNTMKEPTEIYTIFRGSSGGGDLNWARKAHSRKFDPEHYVHLTEPPSKELRVSLCSLTFTEEDAREIQYPHDDALVVPMIITNRKVYRILVDTGSLADIIYSKPLKEWRF; this is translated from the coding sequence ATGGCACTTTCTGCTGTGTTCAGCAGCTTAAAAGAAGGAAAATTTACTTTCTCCACTGAAAAGAATCCATCGAAGACATTAGCAGAACTTATTGCCAGAGCTCAGAAGTATACTAACGCCGAGGAGTTCTCCAATGCCCACAAAAATGTCCAAGTGGCAGAAccgaatggtaaagggaagaggcTAAGGAACGAAGAAACTCAGCTGTTTAGCAAAGGACTAGATGACCGTGCCTCTCGCGATCATCATCTGAACAGAAAGCCGGAGGGTAAATTTCGTTCATATACCTCCCTCAACACATCAACCGAGCAGATTCTATTCGACATCAAAGAGCACAAGCTTCTGAATTGGCCCGTTTATATGAGGGCCGACCCAGATCATCGAGACAAGCGTAAGTATTGTCATTATCACCGAGATCACAGCCACAACACGACCGACTGTGTAGATCTCAAAGATGAGATTAAAACCCTTATTCGTAAGGGACATCTACGCAGATACACCAAGGAAGAAAGAGTCGCTTGGAAAGAAGAGCGAGGGCGAGAGCGAGAGCAGCCGAATAACACCATGAAAGAGCCAACCGAAATCTATACCATCTTCAGGGGCTCATCCGGTGGAGGAGATTTAAATTGGGCTCGAAAAGCCCACTCTCGAAAGTTCGATCCAGAGCATTACGTCCACTTGACCGAGCCCCCTAGCAAGGAACTCCGAGTCAGCCTGTGTAGTCTGACCTTCACGGAAGAGGATGCACGTGAAATCCAGTACCCGCACGATGACGCTCTGGTAGTACCTATGATCATAACGAACCGTAAGGTGTACCGTATCTTGGTCGACACTGGAAGCTTGGCTGATATAATCTATTCTAAACCTTTGAAAGAATGGAGATTTTGA